The DNA segment TAGACGTTCTTTtaacttaatttgaaaacttcagatattaaaaatttacattttcggttaaagattttgGAATCTGttcttctttatttgttaaaagacaATTTTCCATGACTTTTATGTTTCGAAAAGAGACGATATTTTCCTTGAGATAactttttgtagtagaaaatttgttcttaGATAGTTTCACTCTTTTCACAAAAATCGAACGCAAAGAAGATGtgtcccttaaaatctttttaaaatttctcagtatTTATGcttgaattcatttcaaatcaggcaggttgtACATTTCAAGTCGCAGCTTCTTGTGTTTACATACAGAATACAAATatcatacatttattattatgtCTTTGACGTGTTCTCGATTTCAATAATGTATTCGGACATGAGGATAATGCAATTCAATGCACTTtatagattacaaaaaaatatataaatgaaaaacaacaaattatggCGAAAGGATTTTTATGGTTGTGATATTTTTTGAACCGTGATCAATAGCTCTGAGAAAGTACTAGACTTCTGTGGAGTACTCTAAGATTTacagaaaaaacttcatttttgcaTACATCTTTGAATCATTAAATTCAATACACGcgcaattgaaaatttgattttttttattttctttggagGTCAACTCACAATTTCTCTCTGCTTGACTCAAATAGTTccgaattttcacaattttccgaaaaaaatagaTCACCCATTTCTTTTAGACATCATAATTTAATACCGTTATACTGAAATCTTGTCTTCGTTCATTGATTTGGTGTAGcacaaaacaagaaatttaaatcaaCATGTTAAATGCGGTTATCATTTGATAATTAAGTATGTTTACTTGTTAGTTGAatagaattatgattttttacataAACCTATTTTACACTGAagaaaagaatgtatttttcgAATGAGGCTAAAGAATTAGTAAATAAAACCTAATAATCCTTCTTCTTCAGCATGTGGCTTAAATACTACAGAGTTTGcatatattttcaattactaattattaattattttctgatagATGTTTTGCAATTGCAAATGGTATGTACGTCATCATTGACTGGCGCTCACATTATGCCAATCAACATCAGAATGAGGCTATTGCATTCttcaaagaaatggaaaaaaCTTATAGCAAAGTAAATAATGTCATCTACGAAATTTGGAATGAGCCAAAGGATGTTACATGGAAGGACAACATAAAGCCGTATGCATTAACTGTAATTAAGGCAATTCGggctattgataaaaaaaacttgattgttGTGGGCACATCGACTTATTCTCAGGACGTTGATGTGGCTGCAGCTGATCCCATTACTGGCTATAAAAATATTGCCTATGTTCTACATTTTCACTCTGGGACTCATCATCAGGATTTAAGAAACCAGGCATCAAGTGCTCTTAAAAAAAGTATCGCTTTGCTTGTGACACACACGAAAGCAGTGCCTGGTTTAGTTTTATGAAAGACAGCAAGCTAAACAGTGCCAACTGGTGTATCCATGATACACCGGAAGATTCTTCAGCTTTGAAGCCGGGAGCGAGTTCTGATGAAGGATGGCGTGACAATAACCTCACCGACACAAGGAAATTTGTGCGCAATTTGATCCGGAACTGGTATGAGTGAAATGTATTTTGATACCAgttttagtttttctttcatttattatgtatataaaaaacagcgtcttagcaaaaaaaaattaaatgtcttttgcatattaatagatatttagtatgtattgctatttttgttttaaattttttagcgtaaataCATTAAACTATACCATCCTAAAGTCAGCACGCTGTTCTCCACAGTCTATGCGTTCaaattgttataataaattttaagaaaacagaaaattaaagacTTGAGTTTAAGTTTTGCAGCgccaaattcaataattaattgaaagtgTAAACTTTTTATTGTACTGTTAAATTGTGcaagtcaaaaattaattcagcGAATCGCGTTCGATATAGAAGCTTTAATCCCACTCTATCAGCGTGCGGACTCGATTCCCAGCTCTAGAATAGTCATTGGCGGCTCGTAATCTAGCTTAAACTGTAAGTCCCCTTTCCACCAGCCAGAAAGTTTTTTGGAGGTGTAATAAGGAAAATGGGTGATGTAcatgtaaaatttaaatccttaagGAGCGCGTTAGAaagttcgattaaaaaaaaagtgtgtttGAGAATTTCTATTCATATttacgcatttttaaatttatttacgtataagaaacattctaaaaaaaaatatctgtcaGACTTGACTACGATCTCTTCAAATTGAActaatgaaatttctaaattaataataaaactttctcCGGCAGTTGAGTCAGTAGCATAAGGTCATTGAATTCTCCAATGTACTTTTTAAGGTACTAATCCGAGACTACTACGTGTTCAGGAACCTATCTTTCTCGAGAACTTGGCATCTGATTGATATATCAAGTGTGGAAAACCTATCTTCTCCGAGGAACTCCAATTTAGTTCATAAATACTTCAGGCTCTCTTATCTAGGTTGCTCGAGGACAGGATGTCCAAATTGTCAGCTGGATGTGTATAAAACGCATGTGCTTTCAGGGAGTCTGATTTTAGGAGCATAGTATTACTTTGCTAcaaatcactttgattgaaattgAAGATCAGAGTAATACctgaatattttttatgagaacGATCAGATTTCTATGCTGATTTTCTCAAAGACATGAAAACCAAGCCATGCTTTCTCtactagaaattttaaaaattaatcttatatgaAAATGCATATGTATTGAATACGTTAAGATTTCAGTTATCGCCTAACGTTGTCCAAACAGTACCTGGATGTTTCAACATCCTACTCTTGCAGCAGGATCA comes from the Belonocnema kinseyi isolate 2016_QV_RU_SX_M_011 chromosome 6, B_treatae_v1, whole genome shotgun sequence genome and includes:
- the LOC117175470 gene encoding endoglucanase Z-like codes for the protein MYVIIDWRSHYANQHQNEAIAFFKEMEKTYSKVNNVIYEIWNEPKDVTWKDNIKPYALTVIKAIRAIDKKNLIVVGTSTYSQDVDVAAADPITGYKNIAYVLHFHSGTHHQDLRNQASSALKKSIALLVTHTKAVPGLVL